One Acidobacteriota bacterium genomic window carries:
- a CDS encoding FAD-binding oxidoreductase, which yields MATRQIVIVGGGVIGSSIAWHLRTSGRGVDVTVIERDPAYRRASSFLAMGGVRQQFSSAANIRLAQRSIGFYRRFDETMGAPGARPRAWLRQRGYLFLVNDAMVERFERRYATQRSLGANVERLSVEAIRAHAPDLRLDDIRFGLFGPDDGYANPREVLAGFRRAAEAAGATYVTGSVTGVAVAGGRVRDVTLDDVNAVPADALVNAAGPFAARLAAMAGVDLPVAPVRQHLFRCALPHRWPYRFPVVIDPTGVHWRHDDPAAPDGQDRIIVAKTRLDEPAGENFDCDLSRWEDDFRPPLVRRLPALGAVELIEGWAGLYEMTPDHNPLIGAHPAIAGFYLANGFSGHGLMMAPAVGAAMAELLTTGASTRIDIAPFDPTRFARGETFHDDAMI from the coding sequence ATGGCGACGCGACAGATAGTCATTGTCGGCGGGGGCGTTATTGGCTCGTCCATCGCCTGGCACCTCCGGACCAGCGGGCGCGGCGTCGACGTCACGGTCATCGAACGGGATCCCGCCTATCGCCGCGCGTCGTCGTTTCTGGCGATGGGGGGCGTCCGGCAGCAGTTCAGCTCCGCCGCCAACATCCGCCTCGCACAACGCAGCATCGGCTTCTACCGGCGGTTCGACGAGACGATGGGCGCGCCCGGCGCGCGGCCCCGGGCGTGGCTCCGGCAGCGTGGCTATCTCTTTCTCGTGAACGACGCAATGGTCGAGCGGTTCGAACGCCGCTATGCGACGCAGCGGTCGCTCGGCGCGAACGTCGAGCGGCTGAGCGTCGAGGCGATCCGCGCCCATGCGCCGGACCTGCGGCTCGATGACATCCGCTTCGGCCTGTTCGGCCCCGACGACGGCTACGCCAACCCGCGCGAAGTGCTGGCCGGGTTCCGGCGGGCGGCGGAAGCGGCGGGCGCAACCTACGTAACCGGGTCGGTGACCGGGGTGGCGGTTGCGGGCGGGCGCGTCCGGGATGTCACGCTGGACGACGTCAACGCCGTTCCTGCCGATGCGCTCGTCAACGCGGCGGGGCCGTTCGCCGCGCGGCTTGCCGCGATGGCGGGCGTCGATCTGCCGGTGGCGCCGGTTCGACAGCACCTGTTCCGGTGCGCCCTTCCCCACCGCTGGCCGTACCGCTTTCCGGTCGTGATCGACCCGACCGGCGTCCACTGGCGGCACGACGACCCGGCCGCGCCGGACGGGCAGGATCGAATCATCGTCGCGAAGACAAGACTGGACGAGCCGGCCGGCGAGAACTTCGACTGCGACCTGTCACGCTGGGAAGACGATTTCCGGCCGCCCCTGGTGCGGCGGCTCCCGGCGCTCGGCGCGGTCGAGCTGATCGAGGGGTGGGCCGGACTGTACGAGATGACGCCGGATCACAACCCGCTCATCGGCGCGCATCCGGCTATCGCCGGCTTCTACCTCGCGAACGGTTTCAGCGGCCATGGCCTTATGATGGCGCCCGCGGTCGGTGCGGCGATGGCCGAGCTGCTGACGACCGGCGCGTCGACGCGCATCGACATCGCACCGTTCGACCCGACACGGTTCGCCCGGGGCGAG